From the genome of Gammaproteobacteria bacterium:
CAAGTGGTGCATTTATCGCACACCTGGGGGGAGTCTTGGCTGCGTTTGGGGTTCAGATTGTGCTAGCCCGTTTGCTAGGCGCCACGCGCTATGGTGATTTCATCTATGCGTTCAGTGTCGCCAGCCTGGCCGCAACCTGGCTTAAACTCGGCCTGGATGCCGGAATCATTCGTTTTGTACCAGCGTACCGTGCTCAGGGCGAATGGGGGCTTATCCGGGGATTGTTAATCCGTAGCCTCCAAACCATGCTGCTAACCGGTTCAGTGGTCGTAATCGTATCCTCAATAGCACTCCAGATCTGGTCCACTCGGCTGGGACCAGAACTAAAATCTACTCTACAGATCGCTAGCTTTCTGGTACCAGTAATGATGCTGCAATTTTTATTTGAGTCGCGGCTCCGCGCCTTTGATCGCGTATTTTTCGCACGACTCCCGCATGAGGTAGTCCAACCGACGCTTCAAATCATTCTCGTCGCCGGCGCTGCCGGGTTTACTACGTTAACGCTAGAGGCCGATCAGGTGATGATGTTAACGGTGGCAAGTGTCCTTCTGAGCCTGGGCCTAGGACAAATCTTCTTCAGGCGTTTTGCTCCCACCGAGATTAGCATCGCCCCACCAGAATATCGGACACGAACCTGGATCACGACAGCCATCCAACTTTCGTTATTTTCAAGTATGCTGCTAGCAATTGGTCAGATTGACATTGTACTGAGCGGAATCTTCTTGGGTACAACCGATGCGGGTATCTACTCGATCGCTAGTCGCGCATCGAGACTTATTCCATTCGGACTGTCAGCCATCAATATGGCAACAGCGCCACTCATTTCGCGGCTTTACGCTGAGCAGAAAATTAAGGATCTGCAACGTATCTTGACAATAGCTGCGGGGCTCATCCTGGTAGTGATGCTGTTCGCTTCTTTAGTGATTGTCGGGTTCAGCGACATTATTCTGAGGCTATTTGGGGATGATTTTGGTGCTGCCCGTCCAGCACTTTTAATACTCGCACTAGGACAATTCGTTAATACGCTAAGCGGCGCCGCAGCTTTGCTCATGACAATGACGGGACACCAAATCCAGGCGCTCCGCGTAGCGGGAATCAGTCTGGTGATCGATTTTATACTCAATATCCTCCT
Proteins encoded in this window:
- a CDS encoding putative Polysacc_synt_C domain-containing protein (Evidence 3 : Putative function from multiple computational evidences), which codes for MNNITKRFRTLILGNGLHALVARGASGAFIAHLGGVLAAFGVQIVLARLLGATRYGDFIYAFSVASLAATWLKLGLDAGIIRFVPAYRAQGEWGLIRGLLIRSLQTMLLTGSVVVIVSSIALQIWSTRLGPELKSTLQIASFLVPVMMLQFLFESRLRAFDRVFFARLPHEVVQPTLQIILVAGAAGFTTLTLEADQVMMLTVASVLLSLGLGQIFFRRFAPTEISIAPPEYRTRTWITTAIQLSLFSSMLLAIGQIDIVLSGIFLGTTDAGIYSIASRASRLIPFGLSAINMATAPLISRLYAEQKIKDLQRILTIAAGLILVVMLFASLVIVGFSDIILRLFGDDFGAARPALLILALGQFVNTLSGAAALLMTMTGHQIQALRVAGISLVIDFILNILLIPRYGIIGAAIATAITTATWNILLVRLVKKLVGVNPTVLTLLPIVIAFLKRSKST